Proteins from a genomic interval of Fuerstiella sp.:
- a CDS encoding PIG-L family deacetylase, protein MSEPPRILLLGAHPDDAEYHAGGLLTCYRKELDATVKLISLTDGAAGHHERSSEELKALRQKESADAGAVIGAEYLNWGLPDAHLEPTIENRNRVIREIRSFRPDVVLTHRTCDYHPDHRAVGQLTQDASYLVTVPKVVPDVPPLFKNPVILYMTDLFTRPAPLRPDLVLDVEPQLDSVIDMLACHRTQVFEWLAYEQGILDQVPQEPEQRLAWLRTWFEDEIAERANRFREALIATYGEEKGRAVTCCEAFEVSEYATQLDDDKRTKLWPF, encoded by the coding sequence ATGTCCGAACCTCCACGTATCCTTCTCCTCGGGGCTCATCCCGATGACGCCGAATACCATGCAGGCGGATTGCTCACGTGCTACCGCAAGGAACTCGACGCCACAGTCAAACTGATTTCTCTGACCGATGGAGCAGCTGGACACCACGAACGATCATCCGAAGAATTAAAAGCATTGCGACAAAAAGAATCAGCCGATGCAGGCGCGGTGATTGGCGCCGAATACCTGAACTGGGGCTTGCCCGACGCTCATTTGGAACCGACCATCGAGAACCGCAACCGCGTGATCAGGGAAATTCGCTCTTTTCGTCCCGACGTCGTACTGACCCACAGAACCTGTGATTACCACCCGGATCACCGGGCCGTCGGTCAACTCACCCAAGACGCATCCTATCTGGTCACGGTGCCCAAGGTGGTGCCAGACGTGCCTCCGCTTTTCAAGAATCCCGTCATCCTCTACATGACGGATCTTTTCACTCGACCGGCTCCCCTGCGTCCGGATTTAGTCCTGGACGTCGAACCTCAGCTCGACTCTGTCATAGATATGCTGGCTTGTCATCGTACGCAGGTCTTCGAGTGGCTGGCCTATGAACAAGGCATCCTCGACCAAGTGCCCCAGGAGCCGGAACAAAGACTGGCCTGGCTTCGGACATGGTTTGAGGATGAAATCGCCGAGCGAGCCAACCGCTTTCGGGAAGCTCTGATAGCCACCTATGGCGAAGAAAAAGGCAGAGCCGTCACCTGTTGCGAAGCCTTTGAGGTCAGCGAATACGCTACTCAGTTGGATGACGATAAACGAACCAAGCTCTGGCCATTCTAG
- the murB gene encoding UDP-N-acetylmuramate dehydrogenase, translating to MTKSIDDFGEILQRDESLAPYTWLRLGGRAEYLLTPETEDQLLQVARCCLENEIPVRILGGGSNVLVSDDGVRGAVIRIAEPLLSDVSVTGESVTAGGGALLSNAVSEAVRAQLTGLETLVGIPGTIGGALLGNSGSRHGDIGKLIRSVSVLNRQGDVVERTGDELVFSYRQCSLDDVLVLSATLQLKSDPSDDLTLRMRKNWIMKRATQPLADQSAGCIFRNPRGLSAGALIEQCGLKGMTSGQARISDRHANFIVTEKGATCHDVDQLISRIRSAVSEKFGVELELEICRWS from the coding sequence ATGACGAAGTCCATCGACGATTTCGGCGAGATTCTGCAGCGTGACGAATCGCTGGCGCCCTACACCTGGTTGCGACTGGGTGGTCGGGCTGAGTATCTCCTGACACCTGAAACTGAAGACCAGTTACTGCAGGTAGCTCGCTGCTGCCTCGAAAATGAGATTCCCGTCAGGATTCTTGGCGGTGGGTCCAATGTCCTGGTATCGGATGACGGAGTACGGGGAGCTGTGATTCGCATTGCGGAACCGCTGTTGAGTGACGTGTCGGTCACTGGTGAGAGTGTTACAGCCGGCGGCGGAGCATTGCTTTCCAACGCGGTCTCAGAAGCCGTTCGCGCACAACTGACCGGACTGGAAACACTGGTAGGAATACCAGGAACCATTGGTGGCGCATTACTGGGTAACTCCGGAAGCCGACACGGCGATATTGGAAAACTCATCCGGTCAGTGTCGGTACTGAACCGCCAGGGAGATGTCGTTGAACGAACGGGAGATGAGCTGGTATTTTCTTATCGGCAATGCAGTCTGGATGACGTTCTGGTCCTGTCGGCCACACTTCAGCTAAAGTCCGACCCGTCAGATGACCTGACACTCCGGATGAGAAAAAACTGGATCATGAAGCGAGCGACCCAGCCGCTGGCTGATCAGTCCGCAGGGTGCATCTTCCGTAATCCTCGCGGTCTGAGTGCCGGAGCATTGATTGAACAGTGCGGACTGAAGGGAATGACGTCCGGCCAGGCTCGCATCAGCGATCGGCATGCCAACTTCATTGTTACGGAGAAAGGAGCAACCTGTCATGATGTCGATCAGTTAATCTCACGAATCCGTTCCGCCGTGTCAGAGAAATTCGGCGTCGAACTGGAACTGGAGATTTGTCGCTGGTCGTAA
- a CDS encoding D-alanine--D-alanine ligase, with product MTPTTLHQPKCRVLVISGGRSAEREVSLNSGRTVVDALRTAGYTVGEWDPAQTSVLEPTPGQWDIAFPMLHGTGGEDGVLHRQLRAVGLSWVGCSIDGSSLTFDKSRTRTRLKKYRVPMARGTTLNSPDTLPPFEFPLVVKPARQGSSIGISIVKDPGDWNEALNTAFSFCSEVVVESYIPGREISIPVIDGDVFPAVEINVQNGWYDYYNKYESSATDFQVSPADLPPNLSSLALEVCEACNVKGILRVDFRIDHSNRPYVLEINTIPGMTSHSLVPLSAAAAGLSLADLCDRCVQSQLQRVSVNGFCRQ from the coding sequence ATGACACCAACAACGCTGCATCAGCCTAAATGTCGTGTACTGGTCATCTCCGGAGGTCGTTCGGCTGAACGAGAGGTCAGTCTGAACAGCGGTCGGACAGTCGTGGACGCACTGCGAACCGCCGGGTATACGGTTGGAGAATGGGATCCTGCACAGACATCCGTCCTGGAACCCACACCGGGCCAGTGGGATATTGCCTTTCCGATGCTGCACGGTACGGGTGGGGAAGACGGCGTTTTGCATCGTCAGCTGCGTGCAGTGGGGTTGTCCTGGGTCGGGTGTTCGATCGACGGCAGCTCGCTGACGTTCGATAAATCGCGGACGCGAACCAGGCTCAAAAAATACCGCGTTCCAATGGCCCGCGGAACCACGCTCAACTCACCGGACACTTTGCCACCTTTTGAATTTCCACTGGTAGTGAAACCGGCAAGGCAGGGATCGAGCATCGGAATCTCGATCGTGAAAGATCCCGGAGACTGGAACGAAGCACTCAATACAGCATTTTCGTTTTGTTCCGAGGTTGTCGTGGAGTCGTACATACCGGGACGGGAAATCAGCATCCCGGTGATTGACGGCGATGTCTTTCCGGCGGTGGAAATCAATGTTCAGAACGGTTGGTACGATTACTACAACAAATACGAAAGCAGCGCCACCGACTTCCAGGTTTCGCCGGCCGATCTGCCGCCGAATTTGTCTTCACTCGCCCTTGAGGTCTGCGAAGCATGTAACGTCAAAGGAATCCTGCGGGTTGATTTCCGGATTGATCACAGCAATCGTCCTTACGTTCTTGAGATCAATACGATTCCCGGCATGACATCTCACAGCCTCGTTCCCTTATCAGCCGCTGCGGCAGGCTTATCGCTCGCAGACTTATGCGACAGGTGCGTGCAGTCTCAGTTGCAGCGGGTGTCAGTGAATGGATTCTGCCGGCAGTAA
- a CDS encoding HNH endonuclease, producing the protein MSTSSLNRPTLVLNRSWQPVGVSTVARTLVKVWNESARIVDPENFMQHSWDEWARLKPENDERVIQAQWLRLRVPEVVTLTHYNKMPHNVVAFSRRNVFKRDAYMCQYCGCRPGSEELTIDHVLPRAQGGTSSWSNCVLACVNCNHRKGNRTPEKASMPLQRHPRRPIWSPAYARHTIRLESWSKFISDAYWNLELEN; encoded by the coding sequence GTGTCCACTTCGTCACTCAATCGCCCCACTCTGGTTCTCAACCGGAGCTGGCAGCCGGTGGGTGTTTCCACGGTTGCCCGAACTCTGGTCAAGGTGTGGAACGAATCAGCCCGCATTGTGGATCCCGAAAATTTCATGCAGCATAGCTGGGACGAATGGGCCCGGTTAAAGCCCGAAAACGACGAACGCGTGATCCAGGCTCAGTGGCTACGACTAAGAGTTCCGGAAGTGGTCACATTAACCCATTACAACAAAATGCCGCATAATGTTGTTGCGTTCAGTCGTCGCAATGTTTTCAAACGCGATGCCTATATGTGTCAGTACTGCGGCTGCCGTCCAGGCAGTGAAGAACTCACGATTGACCACGTCCTGCCTCGTGCCCAGGGTGGAACGTCCTCCTGGTCCAACTGTGTTCTGGCCTGTGTGAACTGCAATCATCGCAAAGGAAACCGAACTCCGGAAAAGGCCTCAATGCCGCTGCAGCGTCATCCCCGCCGACCGATCTGGAGTCCGGCTTATGCCCGCCACACGATTCGTCTGGAGAGCTGGTCAAAATTCATCAGCGACGCGTACTGGAATCTGGAACTGGAAAACTAA
- a CDS encoding alpha-hydroxy-acid oxidizing protein, producing MPINSRLPSIEHLRDKARRRMPGFAFDYLEGGCNSNINLQRNTDEIRDIRLQPYYIRDYAGSDLRTELFGQTYDAPFGIAPIGLQGLMWPRSTEILAKAATEHNIPFILSTVGTASIEEVSEITGGKAWFQLYHPAEDELRDKILARASAAACPVLVILADTPTFGYRPKEILNGLSIPPRMTPRNIIQMITHPTWSFSQLAAGVPQFKTMTPYIPKGLSMKHLGLFMNKTFSGRLNEDRIKAIRDRWKAKLVVKGIVNEEDCEKVLRLGVDGIIASNHGGRQLDAGQSTIRPIPSLAESYGDKLTVMIDSGLRGGPDIACALASGARFTFLGRSFMYGVGALGREGGDHTISMLKRQLQQVMEQLACERVTDFPNHLV from the coding sequence ATGCCCATTAACTCAAGACTCCCCTCCATCGAACATCTTCGGGACAAGGCCCGGCGTCGTATGCCGGGTTTCGCCTTCGACTATCTTGAGGGTGGCTGTAATTCCAATATCAACCTGCAACGCAACACGGATGAGATCCGCGATATTCGTCTGCAGCCCTACTATATCCGGGATTATGCAGGGTCTGATCTTCGTACCGAGCTCTTTGGTCAGACCTACGATGCACCATTCGGCATCGCTCCTATCGGCCTCCAGGGCCTGATGTGGCCTCGCTCCACCGAAATCCTGGCCAAGGCCGCGACGGAACATAACATTCCATTTATCCTGAGTACCGTTGGAACTGCCAGTATCGAGGAAGTCTCTGAAATCACCGGGGGTAAAGCGTGGTTTCAGCTTTATCACCCGGCCGAAGACGAGCTGAGGGATAAAATCCTTGCCAGGGCCAGTGCCGCGGCCTGTCCCGTTCTGGTTATTCTCGCTGACACTCCGACCTTCGGTTATCGGCCCAAAGAAATCCTCAACGGGCTTTCTATTCCTCCTCGGATGACTCCCCGGAATATTATCCAGATGATTACGCACCCCACCTGGTCTTTCTCACAGCTTGCAGCAGGAGTGCCTCAGTTCAAAACAATGACCCCCTACATTCCAAAGGGCCTCAGCATGAAGCATCTCGGCCTCTTTATGAACAAGACTTTCTCGGGAAGATTGAACGAGGACCGCATCAAGGCCATTCGGGATCGCTGGAAGGCCAAACTCGTCGTTAAGGGAATCGTGAACGAAGAGGACTGTGAAAAAGTCCTCCGCCTCGGGGTAGACGGAATCATTGCCTCGAATCACGGCGGACGACAACTCGACGCAGGACAATCGACGATCAGACCAATCCCTTCGCTGGCCGAATCCTACGGAGATAAACTCACTGTCATGATTGACAGTGGGTTGCGAGGAGGGCCGGATATCGCATGCGCGCTGGCCAGCGGAGCCCGCTTCACTTTTCTTGGACGCTCCTTCATGTATGGTGTCGGCGCTCTCGGTCGCGAAGGTGGCGATCACACTATCTCCATGCTCAAGCGTCAGCTGCAGCAGGTCATGGAGCAGCTGGCATGCGAGCGCGTCACCGATTTCCCCAATCATCTAGTCTGA
- a CDS encoding MFS transporter, protein MESQEWDHLRDHDKLVPFVPPLLQYVLLRFVIRSSSLTGIILLVSVAHATVHLLEQSIASAELAVSADFDLTVAQSGWLGFALRLPYGIGAILAGLLADRFGEKRILVIYLLGAAAACFGFSAATHVGMVYILLVGLGTSASMYHPAGLSMLANATTPATRPRALGIHGIFGSLGIAFSPFLAGLVLRIGDGGWRDYYLLLGAASAVLGVVLLYRLKPTQRPVVKSTPSDPVDHPHRFQIIPYLLLVFSGAVGGLIYGGVLHFLPRYLSESGALQMLSESSAASAGNFAAAVALVFGAVGQWTAGRLAVARMLPLQLAVVFFSNAPALIWMARAEGGSRLAAAGVWAFFHFMSQPLYNALLAEFMSVGRRSFAYGFSNLMGFGIGAIGPIFVAAYADAPLGYTESYQALAAIAVIAGTIPLTLLSSRIAVREQERPM, encoded by the coding sequence GTGGAAAGCCAGGAGTGGGATCATCTGCGTGATCACGATAAACTTGTGCCTTTCGTCCCCCCTCTCCTGCAGTATGTATTGCTTCGATTTGTGATTCGATCATCCAGCCTCACCGGCATTATCCTGCTTGTTTCGGTCGCGCACGCCACTGTTCATCTGCTCGAACAGTCGATCGCAAGTGCAGAACTGGCTGTTTCAGCAGACTTCGACCTGACTGTGGCACAGTCAGGATGGCTGGGGTTTGCGTTACGATTGCCGTATGGCATCGGTGCGATTCTGGCCGGCCTGCTGGCGGATCGGTTTGGAGAGAAAAGAATCCTTGTGATTTATCTTTTGGGGGCAGCCGCGGCTTGTTTTGGGTTTTCCGCGGCAACCCATGTCGGAATGGTCTACATCCTGCTTGTTGGTCTGGGAACGAGCGCCAGCATGTATCATCCCGCTGGTTTGTCGATGCTGGCCAACGCCACAACCCCTGCCACACGACCCCGGGCTCTGGGAATACACGGCATCTTTGGGTCGCTTGGCATTGCATTCTCACCTTTCCTTGCGGGTCTGGTTCTGCGAATCGGAGACGGTGGATGGCGGGATTATTATTTACTGCTGGGGGCCGCGAGCGCCGTGCTCGGAGTGGTATTGCTGTACCGCCTCAAACCGACCCAGCGACCGGTCGTCAAATCGACACCGTCTGATCCTGTCGATCATCCTCATCGATTTCAGATAATTCCCTATTTACTGCTGGTGTTTTCCGGAGCCGTTGGCGGGTTGATCTATGGAGGGGTACTGCATTTCCTTCCACGTTATCTTTCAGAATCAGGTGCGCTGCAGATGCTTTCGGAAAGTTCGGCGGCGTCAGCCGGCAATTTTGCGGCCGCTGTTGCTTTGGTGTTTGGAGCGGTTGGACAATGGACGGCTGGCCGTCTGGCTGTTGCCCGCATGCTTCCCTTACAGCTGGCAGTCGTGTTTTTCTCCAACGCTCCGGCACTGATCTGGATGGCCCGGGCGGAAGGAGGCTCTCGACTTGCTGCCGCCGGAGTGTGGGCGTTTTTTCATTTCATGAGTCAACCGCTGTACAATGCGTTGCTGGCAGAGTTTATGTCTGTCGGACGCCGAAGTTTCGCGTACGGATTTAGCAATCTGATGGGATTTGGAATTGGAGCGATCGGACCGATCTTCGTGGCGGCATACGCCGACGCACCGCTGGGTTACACGGAGAGCTATCAGGCGTTGGCAGCTATTGCTGTGATCGCCGGTACGATTCCTCTGACCCTCCTGTCATCACGAATTGCCGTCCGGGAACAGGAAAGGCCGATGTGA